TGGGTGACAATAGGCTTTATGGTTCTCCTTCTATTATTTTTGAGGAGTGGTTGATATGCCCGTTGAAGGCTGGTTGTACTTTACAGTTTCTTTCATGATATTTGCCTCGATAGTCGCTCTTGAATTAAAAGATCTGCTCTCTTCCGTAGTGTCAGTTGGTGTAGCCGGTCTGGCATTAGCGGTGGCTTTTATCTTCTTGCAGGCACCTGACCTTGCCCTTGTCCAGTTTGTATATGAAATCGTCTCGGTGATAATTCTGATTCTGTTGTTAAAAGCTACGGGAGAAAGATTGGAGCAAACAAAAGAAAACAAGCTTTCCATGTACTTCAAGGTGTTCTTTTTAGTCCTCATTTTAATCATGGTAGTTCCGCTATTTTCATCTCTGCCGGAATTTGGTAATCCACTCCTTGAAGTTGCAGGAAAATACCTGAAGGATGGTGCAACTGAAACGGGTTCAGCTAATATGGTGACTTCCGTGATTCTCGACTACAGGGTATATGACACCCTCGGGGAGGCAACGGTGATCTTTGTATCCATTCTCGGGGCTGTAACACTTCTTAGCAAGCGAAAGCGGAATGAAGGTGATCCTGATGAATGAAAAGCATTCAGGAATGACTTTAATAGTCAAAACGATTACACGTTTCACGGTCTGGCTAATCCTTCTATATGGTATTTTCTTGATGATTCATGGCCACTTGACGCCCGGCGGTGGATTCGTGGGAGGATTGGTAGTAGCACTGTCATTCATACATATAAAACTGGCATTCGGGAAAGAAAGTCCCATTAAGCTTCCAGGGAAAAGGTTTTTACATGTTCTCGATTCCAGCGGGGCTTTGCTATATCTGGGAATAGGTGTAGCTGCCTTTTTTGCTGGCTTACCTTTTTTGAGCAATTTCCTGCCGAAGGGAAAGCTGTTTGAACTCTTCAGTGCCGGCACAATTCCGATGCTGAATTTTGCTATCATGCTGAAAGTTGGGGCTGCTATTTCCCTCGTTTTTATAGCTCTCAACCTCTTTGAGCGAGAAGAGGACAAAGAAAAATCGGGGGAGGAGTAGTTTATGGGACTGTATCTTCTGTCATTCATTCTTTTTCTTGTCGGGTTGTATGGGGTGCTTGTTAAGCGCAACATCGTGAAAATAATACTGGGTTCTGGAATCATGGGGTATGCGGTGAACCTGTTTCTCATATTGATAGCGTACAGGTCTGCGGGAACGTTTCCTATATTCCTTCCAGGCAGAGAACCGGGACTGATGGTTGATCCGCTCCCACAGGCCCTGGTATTGACATCCATCGTGATCGAGCTTGGCGTTACGGCTTTGCTTGTTGCGCTGGCGGTAAACATTCACAAACATTATGGCACACTCGATGTGCGTAAAGTGAGGAGGCTTAAAGAGTGATTGCTTCCTATTTCATAATAATTCCATTATTATCCGGTTTTATACTAGCCATGAGTGGCAAACGGGACAGGTTTGTCGAACTGGTTGCGTTAATTTCTACTTCGTTGCTATTGTTCCTTTCGGTGCTTTTATTTCCCGTAATAAACGCTTATGGTCCGGTTTTTTACCAGCTTTCTGGCTGGAAAATACCCTATACGATTTCACTTGTGATCGATAATCTGTCCGCTTTTGTACTGTTCGTGATCTCACTGATAGCTTTTTTCAGTACGCTTTACTCAATAGGATATATGAGGCGATTTCAGGCACTCAACAATTATTATGCCCTTCTCATGCTCATGATCGCGGGTTTGAATGGAGTTACAATCACCGGAGACCTTTTTAACCTCTTTGTCTTCATGGAGGTATCCCTTATAGCAACGTATGCCCTTGTTGCCTTTCAGGGTGAACCGGAGCACTACGAAGCTGCCTTCAAATATGCGATACTCGGTTCGATTTCGTCCACATTGATCCTCTTTGGCATTGGTTGCGTTTACAGCATGGTGTCTTCCCTCACTCTAATGCAGATTTCGCTAAAGACTAACGGAATGCCATCCCTTTATCTGGCTTATGGCCTGTTCTTAACGGGCTTTGGGTTGAAAGCGTCTATGTTCCCCTTCCATTCATGGCTACCGGATGCGCATCCTTCAGCGCCATCTCCCGTTTCAGCGATGCTTTCCGGGGTCCTTATTAAAGTGCTTGGGGTTTATTCCATAATCAGGGTCTTTTTCATGGTGTTTCAGGAAAGCAAGGTGGTCCTGGATGTGCTGCTTGTCTTCGGTACGATAACCATGGTGATTGGAGCCATTATGGCCGTTGGGCAGAGGGATATAAAGAGGATGTTGGGCTTCAGCAGCGTCAGTCAGATGGGATACATACTCTTTTCATTGGGACTGGGCACACCACTTGGTATACTCGGTGCCGTGTATCACATGTTGAATCATGCCATACTAAAAGGGACGCTATTCCTCGATGCAGGCGCCATTGAGACAGCGGAGGGAACACGGGATTTCGAAAATATGGCTGGCAGAAGCGGTAAAACGGTTTATGTGTCAACCCTTATGGCTTCTCTGGGGATTTCAGGGGTGCCACCTTTTGGTGGATTCTTCAGCAAACTCATTATAATAATGGCTGCCATATACGCTAGGAAATACTCCTATGCGCTTATAGCTCTCACTGTGAGCGTTATCACCATGGCTTACTATTTGAAGATGCTAAAGAAAACTTTCCCCACAATGAACGCCAGAGCAAAAATTCCTGTTTCCATGAAAATCACGCTTATCATTCTGAGTATTCTCACCATTGCAACAGCGGTTCTTTTCATACCTGCTGTGAGGGATATCACATTGAATAAAGTGGTGGAATGCATAACAGACAGGGCTGTTTACGGGAGTCTGTTCAAGGCAGGTGGCAATCCATGACGATAAGGGCTAGAAGCAGAATAATCGTCTTTGTCCTGAGTTTTCTCATATGGATCTTTATCACCCTCCCTTTTAGTTTCCAGGAGTTCATCTTTGCCCTTGTAGCTGCTTCTGCTGTTGCATTGATAACAGGAGAGATCTTCCTCAAGTCAGGAAAGAGCTTTAACTTAAGAGGCGTGCTCTTCTTTTTGCTCTATCTTGTGATTCTTTTCTGGGAGATGCTCAAGGCGAATTTTCATGTGGCAATGATAGTCATACACCCCGATGTACCGGTGAAACCGGGTTTTGTTAAAGTAAAGACCCAGCTGAAAGAAGATTCTTCCATCACCATACTTTCGAACTCTATTACTCTCACGCCGGGTACCCTTACTGTCGATGTTTTCAAGGAGAAGGGTGAATTGATTGTTCACTGGATTCAGGTAGAAACGACTGATATAGAAGGCTGTACCGAGGCTATTGCCGGTCGTTTTGAACCTATTTTGAGGAGGTTCATGAGGTGAACAGAACGCTGAGATGGTTTATTGGACTTCTGGTTGTTATTGCTTTCATAATCTTTAATTTCATGGTCATCGAAGCGGGATTTCTAGTTAGGCTTATAAATATCCTCCTGTTGTGCACATTAATGATCATTTTCAGGGTCATTTTCGGACCTTCCGCAGCTGACAGAGTGGTAGCAGTGGATATTTTTGGCATTATCATCGTGGGGCTTTTAGCACTGTTCTTTCTGTATACCGGAGCATCGTTCTTCCTTGATATAGCCATGGCCTGGGCACTCCAAAGCTTCATAGTCTCCCTTGCCCTCGCAAAATTTCTGGAAGGGAGGCATCTGGATGATTAGAGAAATAGTTGGTTACGGTTTTATCATATTCGGGATAGCCTTCGATTTCTTCGGTGCTTTGGGTCTTGTAAGATTGCCAGACGTTTACAACAGGCTCCAGGCAGCGACCAAGTGTGTGACCTTTGGTTCTGCCGGTATTCTCTTTGGAGTATTCGTGATGGAAGGTTTTGCTTCCGGTGGACTGAAAGCTTTGATTTGTATGGTCTTTATTCTTCTCACATCGCCTGTCGCTGCGCATGCAATCTCAAGGGC
This genomic interval from Kosmotoga pacifica contains the following:
- the mbhE gene encoding hydrogen gas-evolving membrane-bound hydrogenase subunit E, which gives rise to MPVEGWLYFTVSFMIFASIVALELKDLLSSVVSVGVAGLALAVAFIFLQAPDLALVQFVYEIVSVIILILLLKATGERLEQTKENKLSMYFKVFFLVLILIMVVPLFSSLPEFGNPLLEVAGKYLKDGATETGSANMVTSVILDYRVYDTLGEATVIFVSILGAVTLLSKRKRNEGDPDE
- a CDS encoding MnhB domain-containing protein; the encoded protein is MNEKHSGMTLIVKTITRFTVWLILLYGIFLMIHGHLTPGGGFVGGLVVALSFIHIKLAFGKESPIKLPGKRFLHVLDSSGALLYLGIGVAAFFAGLPFLSNFLPKGKLFELFSAGTIPMLNFAIMLKVGAAISLVFIALNLFEREEDKEKSGEE
- a CDS encoding sodium:proton antiporter; amino-acid sequence: MGLYLLSFILFLVGLYGVLVKRNIVKIILGSGIMGYAVNLFLILIAYRSAGTFPIFLPGREPGLMVDPLPQALVLTSIVIELGVTALLVALAVNIHKHYGTLDVRKVRRLKE
- a CDS encoding complex I subunit 5 family protein, whose translation is MIASYFIIIPLLSGFILAMSGKRDRFVELVALISTSLLLFLSVLLFPVINAYGPVFYQLSGWKIPYTISLVIDNLSAFVLFVISLIAFFSTLYSIGYMRRFQALNNYYALLMLMIAGLNGVTITGDLFNLFVFMEVSLIATYALVAFQGEPEHYEAAFKYAILGSISSTLILFGIGCVYSMVSSLTLMQISLKTNGMPSLYLAYGLFLTGFGLKASMFPFHSWLPDAHPSAPSPVSAMLSGVLIKVLGVYSIIRVFFMVFQESKVVLDVLLVFGTITMVIGAIMAVGQRDIKRMLGFSSVSQMGYILFSLGLGTPLGILGAVYHMLNHAILKGTLFLDAGAIETAEGTRDFENMAGRSGKTVYVSTLMASLGISGVPPFGGFFSKLIIIMAAIYARKYSYALIALTVSVITMAYYLKMLKKTFPTMNARAKIPVSMKITLIILSILTIATAVLFIPAVRDITLNKVVECITDRAVYGSLFKAGGNP
- a CDS encoding Na+/H+ antiporter subunit E; translated protein: MTIRARSRIIVFVLSFLIWIFITLPFSFQEFIFALVAASAVALITGEIFLKSGKSFNLRGVLFFLLYLVILFWEMLKANFHVAMIVIHPDVPVKPGFVKVKTQLKEDSSITILSNSITLTPGTLTVDVFKEKGELIVHWIQVETTDIEGCTEAIAGRFEPILRRFMR
- a CDS encoding monovalent cation/H+ antiporter complex subunit F, encoding MNRTLRWFIGLLVVIAFIIFNFMVIEAGFLVRLINILLLCTLMIIFRVIFGPSAADRVVAVDIFGIIIVGLLALFFLYTGASFFLDIAMAWALQSFIVSLALAKFLEGRHLDD
- the mnhG gene encoding monovalent cation/H(+) antiporter subunit G, which produces MIREIVGYGFIIFGIAFDFFGALGLVRLPDVYNRLQAATKCVTFGSAGILFGVFVMEGFASGGLKALICMVFILLTSPVAAHAISRAAYRSGVIPAKVTVVDLYGDELRGSEDNESTKT